A single region of the bacterium genome encodes:
- a CDS encoding PTS system mannose/fructose/sorbose family transporter subunit IID, with product MGLTVRETWRLALRSLFVQVLLSYRTMQGAGYLFTLWPWLRRKSDLSRNVQACAGFFNSHPVLSTLAAGALLKRVEDGDAVRDPEGLANWQSEVSGPLGMVGDMLIWDRWKPIIFAAGLMFLLWQPRIEFWAAIAIGCLLLYNGPLFQVRVWGAQAGYQLGSRIIEVLSNPLVSKLRRGLSMVGAAVAGTLVASVALRTASEG from the coding sequence GTACAGGTGCTGCTGAGCTACCGCACGATGCAGGGAGCGGGCTATCTTTTCACGCTCTGGCCGTGGCTACGGCGAAAATCCGATCTCAGCCGGAACGTCCAAGCCTGCGCGGGATTCTTCAACTCGCACCCGGTACTTTCGACTCTCGCCGCCGGAGCTCTGCTGAAACGCGTCGAGGATGGGGATGCCGTTCGCGATCCGGAAGGTTTGGCCAATTGGCAAAGCGAGGTCAGCGGCCCGCTGGGAATGGTGGGGGACATGCTGATCTGGGATCGCTGGAAACCGATCATCTTCGCGGCGGGGCTGATGTTCCTCTTGTGGCAACCCCGGATCGAATTCTGGGCGGCCATTGCCATCGGCTGCCTCCTCCTCTATAATGGGCCGCTTTTTCAAGTGCGCGTGTGGGGAGCGCAGGCCGGATACCAGCTTGGTTCACGGATCATCGAGGTGCTTTCAAATCCACTGGTCTCTAAGCTCCGGCGAGGATTGTCAATGGTGGGCGCGGCAGTGGCGGGAACGCTGGTGGCATCGGTTGCGCTGCGTACCGCATCCGAGGG